In a single window of the Esox lucius isolate fEsoLuc1 chromosome 22, fEsoLuc1.pri, whole genome shotgun sequence genome:
- the tnika gene encoding TRAF2 and NCK-interacting protein kinase isoform X6, which translates to MATDSPARSLDEIDLSALRDPAGIFELVELVGNGTYGQVYKGRHVKTGQLAAIKVMDVTGDEEEEIKAEINMLKKYSHHRNIATYYGAFIKKNPPGADDQLWLVMEFCGAGSVTDLIKNTKGNSLKEEWTAYICREILRGLTHLHQHKVIHRDIKGQNVLLTENAEVKLVDFGVSAQLDRTVGRRNTFIGTPYWMAPEVIACDENPEATYDFKSDLWSLGITAIEMAEGAPPLCDMHPMRALFLIPRNPAPRLKSKKWSKKFQSFIESCLVKSHGQRPSTEQLLKHPFIRELPNERQVRIQLKDHIDRTKKKRGERDETEYEYSGSEEEEEEERNVGETSSIINIPGESTLRRDFLRLQLANKERSEALRRQQLEQQQNEEHKRLLLAERQKRIEEQKEQRRRLEEQQRRERELRKQQEREQRRRYEEMEQLRRDEERRHAEREQEYIRRQLEEEQRQLEILQQQLLQEQALLLEYKRKQIEEQRQAERLQRQLQQERAYLVSLQQQQQQQNQDGRPGEKKQLYHYKDSASPTDKPAWAKEVQKQQKRPQSNSPRPLRQHHSFNQPVDSKPSQLRPHANPARRAPSNPIQTPRGRTAHETRNVVNSPLKSEINQQFRQMGAQKNREIKVTGRHNSPRVNPRVVVSGNNLGPKAQRQANQKADRLYRGRSPGPKHQGPPGNSNQDPQNNGQGQPTVSVPNQGQGPSEGPGTQQPSAAFTPVLISSPIPVLISGPLQSESAVVPSNQVATNGIDWAPSSCPNQGPNPGVEERSKLNRQSSPALQHKALSSRVSEAALPPRSESFSAAGMQPARTPPSHRSVEPQMAHLIPVKTMSGSQSLQEGTRGDGGGMGRRGEEGGGMPPRQNSDPTSDSNPAPPPRTTSRDDDELPPKVPQRTTSISPALVRKNSPNGQGLIRASNPDLRASELSLDASLQRRSSHSSSSSSPSSQRGPPVQETSPPAAANQEVRIRQGEGRESARPSRPADLSALAKELRELRVEEGNRPPVKVTDYSSSSDEGSESSDEDGETGQDGTVAVMPQQGEEYGGLTDEPLAGSFNTTQDSTLVMREAEERRRASGHGESNGFHSNRRGSSNHGNLPDLVQQSSTSSPSALDSLKEQFGSKASFSPFGDPLSYQTSPTEDDDDEDESSAGLFTSDLLRQEQEQARLAEARKISVVNVNPTNIRPHSDTPEIRKYKKRFNSEILCAALWGVNLLVGTESGLMLLDRSGQGKVYNLITRRRFLQMDVLEGLNVLVTISGKKNKLRVYYLSWLRNRILHNDPEVEKKQGWVTVGELEGCVHYKVVKYERIKFLVIAQKNAVEIYAWAPKPYHKFMAFKSFTDLQHRPQLVDLTVEEGQRLKVIYGSCLGFHVIDVDSGNPYDIYVPSHIQSQVTPHAIVVLPKTDGMEMLLCYEDEGVYVNTYGRITKDVVLQWGEMPTSVAYIHSSQIMGWGEKAIEIRSVETGHLDGVFMHKRAQRLKFLCERNDKVFFASVRSGGSSQVFFMTLNRSSMMNW; encoded by the exons GATCCAGCGGGGATCTTTGAGCTGGTGGAATTGGTGGGCAACGGAACCTATGGACAGGTGTACAAG GGTCGTCATGTCAAGACAGGACAACTGGCGGCCATCAAGGTCATGGATGTCACTGGG gatgaggaggaggagattaAGGCAGAGATCAACATGTTGAAGAAGTACAGCCACCATCGGAACATCGCTACCTACTATGGTGCCTTCATCAAGAAGAACCCCCCTGGCGCTGATGACCAgctttgg TTGGTGATGGAGTTCTGTGGCGCGGGCTCAGTCACAGATCTCATTAAAAACACCAAGGGGAACTCACTGAAGGAGGAGTGGACAGCGTACATCTGTAGAGAGATCCTCAGG GGTCTGACCCATCTTCACCAGCACAAAGTCATCCACAGAGACATCAAAGGTCAGAATGTCCTACTGACTGAGAATGCAGAGGTCAAGCTTG TGGACTTTGGCGTGAGCGCTCAGTTGGATCGAACGGTGGGACGAAGGAATACTTTTATCGGAACGCCCTATTGGATGGCTCCTGAAGTCATTGCCTGTGACGAAAACCCAGAGGCTACCTACGACTTCAAG agcgACCTGTGGTCTCTGGGTATAACTGCTATAGAAATGGCAGAGGGAGCACCAC CTCTGTGTGACATGCACCCAATGAGAGCGCTCTTCCTCATTCCCCGAAACCCCGCCCCAAGGCTCAAGTCCAAAAAGTG GTCTAAGAAGTTCCAATCGTTCATCGAGAGCTGTTTGGTGAAGAGCCACGGCCAGAGACCGAGCACAGAGCAGCTGCTGAAACACCCCTTCATCAGAGAGCTGCCCAACGAGCGGCAGGTCCGCATCCAGCTGAAGGACCACATCGACAGGACCAAGAAGAAgcggggagagaggg ACGAGACGGAATATGAGTACAGCGgaagtgaggaggaggaggaagaggagcgaAACGTCGGGGAGACAAG CTCCATCATAAACATCCCTGGCGAGTCCACGTTAAGGCGGGACTTCCTGCGCCTGCAGCTGGCCAATAAGGAGCGCTCTGAGGCTCTGAGGCGGCAGCAGCTGGAGCAACAGCAGAACGAGGAACACAAGCGCCTCCTGCTGGCCGAGCGACAAAAACGCATAGAGGAGCAGAAAGAACAGAGGAGGAGGCTGGAGGAG CAACAGCGTAGAGAGCGAGAGTTGAGGAAacagcaagagagagaacagaggagacgCTACGAGGAGATGGAGCAGCTGCGGCGGGACGAGGAGCGTAGGCATGCCGAGCGTGAGCAG GAGTACATCCGTAGACAGTTGgaggaggaacagagacagTTAGAGATTCTACAACAGCAGCTGTTACAGGAGCAGGCTCTACTGCTG GAGTATAAGCGTAAGCAGATTGAGGAGCAGCGTCAAGCCGAGAGGCTACAGAGACAATTACAGCAGGAG AGAGCCTATCTGGTGTCTctacagcagcaacaacaacaacaaaaccaagATGGCCGACCAGGAGAGAAGAAACAGCTGTATCACTATAAAGACTCAGCTAGTCCTACTGACAAACCCGCCTGGGCGAAAGAG GTCCAGAAGCAGCAGAAACGCCCCCAGAGCAACTCACCCCGCCCATTACGTCAGCACCACTCCTTTAACCAACCAGTAGACTCCAAACCCTCCCAGCTTCGTCCCCATGCCAACCCTGCTCGCCGAGCCCCCTCTAACCCTATCCAAACCCCTCGCGGTCGTACTGCCCACGAGACAAGGAATGTAGTGAATTCTCCTCTGAAAAGTGAGATCAACCAACAGTTTAGACAGATGGGAGCTCAGAAAAACAGGGAGATCAAAGTCACAGGAAGACATAACAGCCCCCGAGTCAACCCCCGTGTTGTAGTATCTGGCAACAACCTGGGTCCGAAAGCCCAGAGGCAAGCCAATCAGAAGGCTGACCGTCTATACCGAGGACGTAGTCCCGGCCCCAAACACCAGGGGCCGCCAGGCAACTCCAACCAGGACCCGCAAAATAACGGTCAGGGTCAACCGACTGTCTCAGTCCCCAACCAAGGCCAGGGTCCGAGCGAGGGCCCAGGTACCCAACAGCCTTCAGCAGCCTTCACGCCCGTCCTCATCTCCAGCCCAATCCCTGTCCTCATCTCCGGCCCTTTGCAAAGCGAGAGCGCCGTTGTACCCTCTAACCAGGTGGCCACGAATGGGATCGACTGGGCCCCCAGCTCCTGCCCCAACCAGGGACCTAACCCGGGG gtggaGGAGCGATCCAAGTTGAACAGGCAGAGTTCTCCGGCGCTGCAGCACAAGGCCCTGTCCAGCCGGGTCTCTGAGGCCGCGCTGCCCCCCCGATCCGAGTCCTTCAGCGCCGCCGGGATGCAGCCGGCACGCACGCCTCCGTCACACCGCTCCGTAGAACCACAG ATGGCCCATCTGATTCCAGTGAAGACCATGTCAGGCTCTCAGTCTCTGCAGGAGGGGACAAGGGGAGACggtggagggatggggaggagaggggaggagggaggaggcatGCCGCCTCGTCAGAACTCTGACCCCACGTCAGATTCGAACCCCGCCCCCCCACCTCGTACCACCAGCCGAGACGACGACGAGCTCCCTCCTAAAGTCCCTCAGAGGaccacctccatctctcccGCCCTCGTGAGGAAAAACTCCCCCAACGGGCAGGGACTCATACGAGCCAG TAATCCAGACCTGAGAGCGTCAGAGCTGTCTCTGGATGCTTCTCTACAGAGGAGGTCTTcacattcctcctcctcatcttcaccATCCTCACAGAGAG GTCCACCAGTCCAGGAAACATCCCCCCCAGCGGCAGCCAATCAGGAGGTCAGGATCAGACAGGGAGAAGGGCGAGAGTCAGCCAGACCCAGCAGACCTGCA gaCCTCAGTGCCCTGGCTAAGGAACTTCGAGAGTTGAGAGTAGAAGAGGGTAACCGACCTCCAGTGAAG GTGACGGACTACTCTTCGTCGAGTGACGAGGGGTCAGAGAGCAGCGACGAGGACGGAGAGACGGGTCAAGACGGGACTGTGGCAGTCAt GCCACAGCAGGGTGAGGAATATGGAGGTTTGACTGATGAACCTCTGGCTGGCTCCTTCAACACAACACAAGACAGCACCTTGGTGATGagagag gcggaggagaggaggagggcgTCAGGCCATGGTGAAAGTAACGGGTTCCATAGCAACCGTCGAGGCAGCAGTAACCATGGGAACCTCCCTGACCTGGTCCAGCAGAGCTCCACTTCCTCACCGTCCGCCTTGGATTCACTAAAAGAG CAATTTGGATCGAAGGCTTCCTTCTCCCCATTTGGAGACCCTCTCTCCTATCAGACCTCCCCTACGGAAGATGACGACGATGAAGATGAGAGCTCCGCTG GTCTGTTCACTAGTGACTTGTTGCGGCAGGAACAGGAGCAAGCCAGGTTAGCCGAGGCCAGGAAGATCAGCGTGGTCAACGTGAACCCGACCAACATACGACCACACAGCGACACGCCTGAGATCCGCAAATACAAGAAGAGATTTAACTCTGAGATCCTGTGTGCGGCTCTCTGGG GTGTGAACCTGCTGGTGGGGACAGAGAGCGGTCTGATGCTGCTGGACCGCAGCGGTCAGGGGAAGGTCTATAACCTGATCACCCGACGACGCTTCCTTCAGATGGACGTCCTGGAAGGCCTCAACGTCCTGGTCACGATATCAG GGAAGAAGAATAAGTTGCGTGTTTACTACCTGTCCTGGCTGAGGAACAGGATATTACACAACGACCCTGAGGTGGAGAAGAAGCAGGGCTGGGTCACAGTGGGGGAGCTGGAGGGCTGTGTCCACTACAAAGTCG TGAAGTACGAGAGGATCAAGTTCCTGGTGATTGCTCAGAAGAATGCTGTGGAGATCTACGCCTGGGCACCAAAACCCTATCACAAGTTCATGGCCTTCAAG tCGTTCACTGACCTGCAGCACCGCCCCCAGCTGGTTGACCTGACGGTGGAGGAGGGTCAGAGGTTAAAGGTTATATACGGCTCCTGCCTAGGTTTCCATGTTATCGACGTTGACTCTGGCAACCCGTACGACATCTATGTCCCCTCacat ATCCAGAGCCAGGTGACCCCCCATGCCATCGTGGTCCTCCCTAAGACAGACGGGATGGAGATGCTGTTGTGCTACGAGGACGAGGGCGTGTATGTCAACACCTACGGGCGCATCACCAAAGACGTGGTCCTGCAGTGGGGAGAGATGCCCACATCAGTGG cctATATCCACTCCAGCCAGATAATGGGCTGGGGGGAGAAGGCCATAGAGATCAGGTCTGTGGAGACTGGACACCTGGACGGGGTCTTCATGCACAAGAGAGCCCAGAGACTCAAGTTCCTGTGTGAAAGGAACGACAAG gtgttcTTTGCGTCAGTGAGGTCTGGAGGAAGCAGCCAGGTGTTCTTCATGACCCTGAACCGTAGCTCGATGATGAACTGGTGA
- the tnika gene encoding TRAF2 and NCK-interacting protein kinase isoform X10 yields the protein MATDSPARSLDEIDLSALRDPAGIFELVELVGNGTYGQVYKGRHVKTGQLAAIKVMDVTGDEEEEIKAEINMLKKYSHHRNIATYYGAFIKKNPPGADDQLWLVMEFCGAGSVTDLIKNTKGNSLKEEWTAYICREILRGLTHLHQHKVIHRDIKGQNVLLTENAEVKLVDFGVSAQLDRTVGRRNTFIGTPYWMAPEVIACDENPEATYDFKSDLWSLGITAIEMAEGAPPLCDMHPMRALFLIPRNPAPRLKSKKWSKKFQSFIESCLVKSHGQRPSTEQLLKHPFIRELPNERQVRIQLKDHIDRTKKKRGERDETEYEYSGSEEEEEEERNVGETSSIINIPGESTLRRDFLRLQLANKERSEALRRQQLEQQQNEEHKRLLLAERQKRIEEQKEQRRRLEEQQRRERELRKQQEREQRRRYEEMEQLRRDEERRHAEREQEYIRRQLEEEQRQLEILQQQLLQEQALLLEYKRKQIEEQRQAERLQRQLQQERAYLVSLQQQQQQQNQDGRPGEKKQLYHYKDSASPTDKPAWAKEVQKQQKRPQSNSPRPLRQHHSFNQPVDSKPSQLRPHANPARRAPSNPIQTPRGRTAHETRNVVNSPLKSEINQQFRQMGAQKNREIKVTGRHNSPRVNPRVVVSGNNLGPKAQRQANQKADRLYRGRSPGPKHQGPPGNSNQDPQNNGQGQPTVSVPNQGQGPSEGPGTQQPSAAFTPVLISSPIPVLISGPLQSESAVVPSNQVATNGIDWAPSSCPNQGPNPGVEERSKLNRQSSPALQHKALSSRVSEAALPPRSESFSAAGMQPARTPPSHRSVEPQMAHLIPVKTMSGSQSLQEGTRGDGGGMGRRGEEGGGMPPRQNSDPTSDSNPAPPPRTTSRDDDELPPKVPQRTTSISPALVRKNSPNGQGLIRASNPDLRASELSLDASLQRRSSHSSSSSSPSSQRGPPVQETSPPAAANQEVRIRQGEGRESARPSRPASYKKAIDEEELDLSALAKELRELRVEEGNRPPVKVRKVTDYSSSSDEGSESSDEDGETGQDGTVAVM from the exons GATCCAGCGGGGATCTTTGAGCTGGTGGAATTGGTGGGCAACGGAACCTATGGACAGGTGTACAAG GGTCGTCATGTCAAGACAGGACAACTGGCGGCCATCAAGGTCATGGATGTCACTGGG gatgaggaggaggagattaAGGCAGAGATCAACATGTTGAAGAAGTACAGCCACCATCGGAACATCGCTACCTACTATGGTGCCTTCATCAAGAAGAACCCCCCTGGCGCTGATGACCAgctttgg TTGGTGATGGAGTTCTGTGGCGCGGGCTCAGTCACAGATCTCATTAAAAACACCAAGGGGAACTCACTGAAGGAGGAGTGGACAGCGTACATCTGTAGAGAGATCCTCAGG GGTCTGACCCATCTTCACCAGCACAAAGTCATCCACAGAGACATCAAAGGTCAGAATGTCCTACTGACTGAGAATGCAGAGGTCAAGCTTG TGGACTTTGGCGTGAGCGCTCAGTTGGATCGAACGGTGGGACGAAGGAATACTTTTATCGGAACGCCCTATTGGATGGCTCCTGAAGTCATTGCCTGTGACGAAAACCCAGAGGCTACCTACGACTTCAAG agcgACCTGTGGTCTCTGGGTATAACTGCTATAGAAATGGCAGAGGGAGCACCAC CTCTGTGTGACATGCACCCAATGAGAGCGCTCTTCCTCATTCCCCGAAACCCCGCCCCAAGGCTCAAGTCCAAAAAGTG GTCTAAGAAGTTCCAATCGTTCATCGAGAGCTGTTTGGTGAAGAGCCACGGCCAGAGACCGAGCACAGAGCAGCTGCTGAAACACCCCTTCATCAGAGAGCTGCCCAACGAGCGGCAGGTCCGCATCCAGCTGAAGGACCACATCGACAGGACCAAGAAGAAgcggggagagaggg ACGAGACGGAATATGAGTACAGCGgaagtgaggaggaggaggaagaggagcgaAACGTCGGGGAGACAAG CTCCATCATAAACATCCCTGGCGAGTCCACGTTAAGGCGGGACTTCCTGCGCCTGCAGCTGGCCAATAAGGAGCGCTCTGAGGCTCTGAGGCGGCAGCAGCTGGAGCAACAGCAGAACGAGGAACACAAGCGCCTCCTGCTGGCCGAGCGACAAAAACGCATAGAGGAGCAGAAAGAACAGAGGAGGAGGCTGGAGGAG CAACAGCGTAGAGAGCGAGAGTTGAGGAAacagcaagagagagaacagaggagacgCTACGAGGAGATGGAGCAGCTGCGGCGGGACGAGGAGCGTAGGCATGCCGAGCGTGAGCAG GAGTACATCCGTAGACAGTTGgaggaggaacagagacagTTAGAGATTCTACAACAGCAGCTGTTACAGGAGCAGGCTCTACTGCTG GAGTATAAGCGTAAGCAGATTGAGGAGCAGCGTCAAGCCGAGAGGCTACAGAGACAATTACAGCAGGAG AGAGCCTATCTGGTGTCTctacagcagcaacaacaacaacaaaaccaagATGGCCGACCAGGAGAGAAGAAACAGCTGTATCACTATAAAGACTCAGCTAGTCCTACTGACAAACCCGCCTGGGCGAAAGAG GTCCAGAAGCAGCAGAAACGCCCCCAGAGCAACTCACCCCGCCCATTACGTCAGCACCACTCCTTTAACCAACCAGTAGACTCCAAACCCTCCCAGCTTCGTCCCCATGCCAACCCTGCTCGCCGAGCCCCCTCTAACCCTATCCAAACCCCTCGCGGTCGTACTGCCCACGAGACAAGGAATGTAGTGAATTCTCCTCTGAAAAGTGAGATCAACCAACAGTTTAGACAGATGGGAGCTCAGAAAAACAGGGAGATCAAAGTCACAGGAAGACATAACAGCCCCCGAGTCAACCCCCGTGTTGTAGTATCTGGCAACAACCTGGGTCCGAAAGCCCAGAGGCAAGCCAATCAGAAGGCTGACCGTCTATACCGAGGACGTAGTCCCGGCCCCAAACACCAGGGGCCGCCAGGCAACTCCAACCAGGACCCGCAAAATAACGGTCAGGGTCAACCGACTGTCTCAGTCCCCAACCAAGGCCAGGGTCCGAGCGAGGGCCCAGGTACCCAACAGCCTTCAGCAGCCTTCACGCCCGTCCTCATCTCCAGCCCAATCCCTGTCCTCATCTCCGGCCCTTTGCAAAGCGAGAGCGCCGTTGTACCCTCTAACCAGGTGGCCACGAATGGGATCGACTGGGCCCCCAGCTCCTGCCCCAACCAGGGACCTAACCCGGGG gtggaGGAGCGATCCAAGTTGAACAGGCAGAGTTCTCCGGCGCTGCAGCACAAGGCCCTGTCCAGCCGGGTCTCTGAGGCCGCGCTGCCCCCCCGATCCGAGTCCTTCAGCGCCGCCGGGATGCAGCCGGCACGCACGCCTCCGTCACACCGCTCCGTAGAACCACAG ATGGCCCATCTGATTCCAGTGAAGACCATGTCAGGCTCTCAGTCTCTGCAGGAGGGGACAAGGGGAGACggtggagggatggggaggagaggggaggagggaggaggcatGCCGCCTCGTCAGAACTCTGACCCCACGTCAGATTCGAACCCCGCCCCCCCACCTCGTACCACCAGCCGAGACGACGACGAGCTCCCTCCTAAAGTCCCTCAGAGGaccacctccatctctcccGCCCTCGTGAGGAAAAACTCCCCCAACGGGCAGGGACTCATACGAGCCAG TAATCCAGACCTGAGAGCGTCAGAGCTGTCTCTGGATGCTTCTCTACAGAGGAGGTCTTcacattcctcctcctcatcttcaccATCCTCACAGAGAG GTCCACCAGTCCAGGAAACATCCCCCCCAGCGGCAGCCAATCAGGAGGTCAGGATCAGACAGGGAGAAGGGCGAGAGTCAGCCAGACCCAGCAGACCTGCA AGCTATAAGAAAGCCATAGACGAG GAGGAACTG gaCCTCAGTGCCCTGGCTAAGGAACTTCGAGAGTTGAGAGTAGAAGAGGGTAACCGACCTCCAGTGAAGGTGAGAAAG GTGACGGACTACTCTTCGTCGAGTGACGAGGGGTCAGAGAGCAGCGACGAGGACGGAGAGACGGGTCAAGACGGGACTGTGGCAGTCAtgtaa